A single Amphiura filiformis chromosome 8, Afil_fr2py, whole genome shotgun sequence DNA region contains:
- the LOC140158758 gene encoding programmed cell death protein 7-like, with amino-acid sequence MSHRYQGNQQGWSGHRGRGGNYRGHSRGGRGHGGWQHAEQQRTSGEHGERSDGGWNQQNSSGPSQSNQQWHNRGFNSGWGHSQPRHAQEQHPQSQREALRSGGSGNDNHKAPSGDPKMQHQSNQMIHAHGQSGGWQQQPVNTTGGLSSDQTFMQKPFENQQDQMVTSQQSVPPYNQNSAYTPMHGNPGVNTHPRVPHMHGQMPMQQDQSHPGSFMPSGNQPQFAPQVQQQPQPNRTQPFPMDNSSANPMIPPQVFHQPPPSAPSELPHQKAFHPPLLPSQQLASVSRSGTPPVSHGGTPFYPGQVAKADQSSDGVKTQRVADEEWISKFLSQVRLVPTLPLIDGKGTSMPISEGRQAVREYLVLLGKLEKLRDTLISCMDCDADTWQQECDKAKQLKVQLNEAQKKLHSPSFVPGLLERIARTKKKRESIARRKKRQFLASKEEEDRKRRVTERIDAVLAKEQKAIQDAKNEAALQAEADSTLFEVRKKKQDADKTLEMLRALRKLRNVRKEAAAQKGAYTTLESDKNFEEGVSKLEAMMNKARSTYREEEQTLLVMLEEEHEENKERQLEMIRQRQRDNALKAVQRRKEILFGKDELVGPDDPMFPFQQFYSLAENNLPSLVEIRKQWDSFLVSPDDPNGSGIPADWVIPAEPSSKEWASVLQET; translated from the exons atgtcacataggtATCAAGGAAACCAGCAAGGCTGGAGTGGACATCGTGGTAGAGGGGGAAACTACAGAGGTCATAGTCGTGGCGGTAGAGGTCATGGTGGGTGGCAGCATGCAGAACAACAAAGAACCTCAGGAGAACATGGTGAAAGATCAGATGGTGGTTGGAACCAGCAGAACTCTTCAGGACCTTCTCAGTCCAATCAGCAATGGCATAACAGAGGATTTAATAGTGGATGGGGGCATAGTCAACCAAGACATGCACAAGAACAGCATCCTCAAAGTCAAAGAGAAGCTCTAAGATCTGGAGGCTCTGGTAATGACAATCATAAAGCGCCATCGGGAGATCCCAAAATGCAGCATCAGTCGAATCAAATGATACATGCCCATGGTCAATCTGGTGGATGGCAACAACAACCTGTAAATACAACAGGTGGATTGTCAAGTGATCAGACCTTTATGCAGAAACCATTTGAGAATCAACAAGATCAAATGGTAACATCACAACAGTCAGTACCGCCATACAATCAGAATTCTGCTTATACACCTATGCATGGTAACCCTGGTGTGAATACACACCCTCGTGTACCACATATGCATGGTCAAATGCCAATGCAGCAAGACCAGAGCCATCCAGGATCCTTTATGCCATCTGGTAACCAACCTCAGTTTGCTCCTCAGGTTCAGCAGCAACCGCAACCTAACAGAACACAACCGTTCCCAATGGATAATTCTAGTGCTAATCCAATGATTCCACCACAAGTCTTCCATCAACCTCCTCCATCAGCGCCTTCAGAGTTACCACATCAAAAAGCATTTCATCCGCCATTGCTGCCATCACAACAACTAGCGTCAGTCAGTCGTAGTGGAACCCCACCAGTCAGTCATGGTGGAACTCCATTTTATCCTGGTCAAGTGGCAAAAGCTgatcaaagttcagatggtgtcaAAACCCAAAGAGTAGCTGATGAAGAATGGATTTCCAAGTTTTTGTCCCAAGTCAGACTAGTAccaacattgccactgattgatGGTAAAGGGACTTCAATGCCT ATCAGTGAAGGTAGGCAAGCAGTAAGGGAATATTTAGTGCTACTAGGTAAACTTGAAAAACTGAGAGATACACTCATCTCATGCATGGATTGTGATGCTGACACATGGCAACAAGAATGTGACAAAGCTAAACAACTGAAG GTTCAGCTTAATGAAGCACAGAAGAAGCTTCACAGCCCATCATTTGTACCTGGTCTTTTGGAAAGAATAGCCAGGACAAAGAAGAAAAGG GAAAGCATTGCAAGGAGAAAGAAGCGTCAATTCCTGGCTAGTAAGGAAGAGGAAGATAGAAAAAGACGAGTGACTGAGAGGATTGATGCAGTACTTGCTAAAGAGCAGAAGGCTATTCAAGATGCtaaaaat GAAGCAGCTTTACAGGCTGAAGCAGACAGCACCTTATTTGAGGTGAGAAAGAAGAAACAAGATGCGGACAAGACATTAGAGATGCTGAGAGCATTGCGTAAACTTAGGAATGTACGCAAAGAAGCTGCTGCACAGAAAG GGGCATACACAACTTTGGAATCTGACAAGAACTTTGAAGAAGGAGTGAGTAAATTGGAAGCAATGATGAACAAAGCAAGATCCACATACAGAGAAGAAGAACAAACATTACTG GTTATGCTAGAAGAAGAGCatgaagaaaacaaagaaagacagCTGGAAATGATAAGGCAACGTCAGCGAGATAATGCTCTCAAGGCAGTGCAGAGGAGGAAAGAAATACTCTTTGGAAAAG ATGAGTTAGTTGGTCCAGATGACCCAATGTTTCCATTTCAGCAGTTCTACTCACTAGCAGAGAACAATTTGCCTTCTTTAGTAGAAATAAG GAAACAGTGGGACAGCTTTTTAGTGTCTCCAGATGACCCCAATGGTTCAGGGATTCCTGCAGACTGGGTCATACCAGCAGAGCCATCTAGCAAAGAATGGGCATCAGTTCTCCAGGAAACATGA
- the LOC140159448 gene encoding protein prenyltransferase alpha subunit repeat-containing protein 1-like has protein sequence MGDDERARRLLSDLSIALRKDPLIDEFGFIFCPEPVCNKSPIVLEQHKLGIETWSIKILYLFVHQQLLKVKPISPDSRFLNDCSQAAVLLNAECYTAWNIRKRLVLKKAIGAEADLKLATLVLTKHPKSAETFAQRSRLLQHIFPDIKPSHSSHEAAASTNQHYFPHNNQYHPSPPPNGLDRRVQVQQNGAAGNLERIIDGELKACTIAADRYPNNYNAWSHRIWVLKHLARGGSQVVKSEWVSSKEWVRCHISDHSGFHYRQFLMQTLRECTGGTLIPNEKENGSYAMGLVEEELQFTANLISFYPGHEAIWYHRRFVIHFWRTFLTGKPNATTISTEPLSHDDITVLEDISVPDTTGAAATSSWQDNRSAGRCEDAQMETDQVPTKPSFLSSPEHLRTGKSVDEDLAAITTSEIQFAIAVNACTPHGDVEAQRRCVEGYKRWLKSQ, from the exons ATGGGTGACGATGAAAGAGCTAGAAGACTATTATCTGATCTTAGCATTGCACTCAGGAAAGACCCACTAAT TGATGAGTTTGGATTCATCTTTTGTCCTGAACCAGTgtgcaataaaagtccaattgtACTAGAGCAGCATAAGCTTGGTATTGAGACATGGAGTATCAAGATTCTCTATCTATTTGTGCATCAACAACTCCTCAAAGTCAAACCAATATCACCGG ATAGCAGATTTCTAAATGATTGCAGTCAGGCAGCAGTTCTTTTGAATGCAGAGTGCTACACTGCTTGGAATATCAG GAAACGTTTAGTGCTGAAGAAAGCTATCGGTGCTGAAGCAGATTTGAAACTCGCAACTCTAGTACTAACTAAACATCCTAAGAGTGCCGAAACATTTGCACAAAG ATCAAGG CTACTCCAACACATCTTTCCTGACATCAAACCCAGCCATTCATCTCATGAAGCAGCTGCATCAACTAACCAGCATTATTTCCCACACAATAACCAGTATCATCCCTCCCCACCACCAAATGGCCTTGATAGACGGGTACAGGTGCAGCAGAATGGAGCTGCAGGAAACTTGGAGAGGATTATAGATGGGGAGTTGAAGGCTTGCACGATAGCAGCAGATAGGTACCCTAATAATTACAATGCGTGGAGTCATAGGATATGGGTATTGAAGCACTTGGCACGTGGAGGGTCACAG GTAGTGAAGTCAGAATGGGTTAGCAGCAAAGAATGGGTGCGTTGTCACATCTCAGATCACAGCGGCTTTCACTATAGACAGTTTCTTATGCAAACTCTCAGGGAATGTACAGGTGGCACTCTCATCCCTAATGAGAAGGAGAATGGTAGCTATGCTATGGGACTAGTAGAAGAGGAGCTACAGTTTACAGCCAATCTCATCTCATTCTATCCTGGTCATGAAGCCATCTGGTATCATAG GAGATTTGTTATACATTTTTGGAGAACATTCCTAACAGGGAAACCAAATGCTACTACCATCTCAACAGAACCACTCAGCCACGATGACATCACTGTTCTGGAGGACATATCAGTGCCTGATACAACAGGTGCTGCAGCCACATCATCCTGGCAAGACAACCGGTCTGCCGGTAGATGTGAAGATGCACAAATGGAAACAGACCAAGTACCAACAAAACCAAGTTTTCTTTCCTCCCCAGAGCATCTGAGGACAGGAAAAAGTGTGGACGAAGATTTAGCTGCCATTACTACCTCAGAGATCCAATTTGCTATTGCAGTGAATGCTTGTACACCACATGGGGATGTTGAAGCACAGAGAAGGTGTGTGGAAGGCTATAAAAGATGGCTGAAAAGTCAGTGA